The proteins below come from a single Plodia interpunctella isolate USDA-ARS_2022_Savannah chromosome 21, ilPloInte3.2, whole genome shotgun sequence genomic window:
- the LOC128678965 gene encoding SANT and BTB domain regulator of class switch recombination isoform X3, with protein sequence MASPNSEIDSTSMFMQKGDYRKSRSPTPSETATRRNSIVNVKKVSPEIITVKDFFDFMKTAYQVYEHLEGDEDEGNKINWEELTKLTVLNHVIEQQERDLLHQTAFSCPKPLISKSDTAIEKKNSMDRLEKRYSCSEIEGSRRRSLPPEARVEMLGVWTEANLNCKLNDVINEGILDSILPYLVGYKKPTKTTSTYAPVIKKASTSSTDIKKPASFQGFVTEKESRDRLGRRKSSVIAAQERIAQKQDGDVEIHVCDEVKGLKKDFRCPQKLLVSKMGYFADVTAGQRLEDMDISVHCDIQIFDWLMRWVKRDSILVADWPLLDPHNVVPILVSASFLQMEPLLHDCMIYCHAHMNEIVKTSTNLACLSDALLTRLAAMYTNAELEAIRDRKDKIQSRLYCKMITSLAEPVPETLRGHYASLATLFKCTKCNKLLGRHIAEQVPCQPSSMRIDRRGNVISSHCKDLSWNLNEYITWLYGELRSWRRVYWRLWGDCHFLRCQLCDSYFPAYQMEWCSHHEQSAHMFQLDGRPPLPAGRYPCCGERAYRFETVTRNTGCQFREHAPDERLAADAAVMDMYNRFRDIVSMRPPQLMFPERLTRIVAREPGEDAGRLQCKEVFWWEGIQLMPPRQPLGLLGKMYTSNNKFNPSARPGSPPLGTARLSAQSLAASCSASVGPTTEEVRLKPPPKEAKEDAPRKVPSAAATLSWTTEPSRPRIPRLRVNAAPPAPGLTRTVFRGGVSPGWPERHALLSICGRRRARVVGRQWVASLSARSNQDGQRRFEERAARLMRAALARRAPSAPTPQAKPKTPAGGVYARLEAEWRERHAQARPRVLCARPRQPANKYK encoded by the exons atggcaagTCCAAATTCAGAAATTGATTCAACATCGATGTTTATGCAAAAAGGAGACTACAGAAAATCCCGAAGTCCTACCCCGAGCGAGACTGCTACAAGAAGAAATTCTATCGTGAATGTGAAGAAAGTATCACCGGAAATTATCACCGTAAAAGACTTTTTTGACTTTATGAAGACAGCCTATCAAGTTTACGAGCATTTGGAAGGGGACGAAGATGAAGGTAATAAGATAAATTGGGAGGAATTGACGAAATTGACTGTCTTGAATCATGTGATCGAACAGCAAGAGAGGGATCTTTTGCATCAAACTGCTTTCTCTTGTCCTAAACCATTGATAAGTAAAAGCGATACGGCAATTGAGAAAAAGAACAGCATGGATCGTCTTGAAAAACGATACAGCTGCAGTGAAATAGAAG GGTCACGGCGGCGTTCTTTACCTCCTGAAGCAAGGGTGGAAATGCTGGGAGTATGGACTGAAGCAAATctaaattgcaaattaaatgat gtaaTTAATGAAGGCATTTTAGACTCGATACTTCCTTATCTTGTTGGATACAAGAAGCCCACTAAAACAACAAGTACTTACGCCCCTGTAATCAAGAAGGCTTCAACATCATCTACTGACATAAAAAAACCAGCGAGTTTTCAAG gttttGTAACTGAAAAGGAATCAAGAGACCGTCTTGGGAGGCGTAAATCTTCGGTAATTGCAGCACAGGAACGTATAGCTCAAAAACAAGA TGGTGACGTGGAAATTCATGTTTGCGACGAAGTCAAAGGCCTGAAGAAGGACTTCAGATGCCCTCAGAAGCTACTGGTTTCCAAAATGGGTTATTTTGCAGACGTGACGGCTGGACAAAGACTGGAAGATATGGACATTTCTGTACATTGTGATATTCAG atatTTGATTGGCTGATGCGATGGGTGAAGAGGGATTCCATCCTGGTCGCTGATTGGCCGCTGTTGGATCCCCACAACGTCGTGCCTATACTCGTTTCTGCTTCATTTTTACAG ATGGAGCCACTCCTCCACGACTGCATGATCTACTGCCACGCGCACATGAACGAAATCGTGAAGACGTCTACCAACCTGGCTTGCCTCAGCGACGCGCTCCTAACCAG ACTAGCCGCCATGTACACGAACGCCGAGTTGGAGGCAATCCGCGACCGGAAGGACAAGATCCAGTCGCGGCTGTACTGCAAGATGATCACGTCGCTGGCCGAGCCCGTGCCGGAGACGCTGCGCGGGCACTACGCCAGCCTCGCCACGCTCTTCAAGTGCACCAA GTGCAACAAGCTGTTGGGGAGGCACATCGCGGAGCAGGTCCCGTGCCAGCCCTCCAGCATGAGGATAGATCGACGAGGGAACGTTATTTCTTCTCATTGCAA GGACCTGAGTTGGAATCTAAACGAATACATAACGTGGCTGTACGGAGAACTTCGATCTTGGAGGCGCGTGTACTGGCGGCTGTGGGGGGACTGCCACTTTCTGAGGTGTCAGCTCTGTGACAGCTACTTCCCGGCTTATCAG ATGGAGTGGTGTTCTCACCACGAGCAGTCGGCCCACATGTTCCAGCTGGACGGGCGGCCGCCGCTGCCGGCCGGCAGGTACCCGTGCTGCGGGGAGAGGGCGTACCGCTTCGAGACTGTCACCAGGAATACC GGTTGCCAGTTCCGCGAGCACGCCCCGGACGAGCGGCTGGCGGCGGACGCGGCCGTCATGGACATGTACAACCGGTTCCGGGACATCGTCTCCATGCGGCCGCCTCAGCTCATGTTCCCGGAGAGACTCACCCGGATTGTAGCTAGAG AGCCAGGCGAAGACGCCGGCCGGCTTCAATGCAAAGAAGTGTTCTGGTGGGAGGGCATCCAGCTGATGCCGCCGCGGCAGCCGCTCGGGCTCCTCGGCAAGATGTACACCAGCAACAATAAGTTCAACC CGAGTGCTCGTCCGGGGTCTCCGCCCTTGGGTACCGCGCGGCTGTCGGCGCAGTCCCTCGCGGCTAGCTGCTCTGCGTCTGTCGGTCCGACCACTGAAGAAGTGCGGCTGAAACCACCGCCTAAGGAGGCCAAGGAAGATGCACCGCGGAAG GTGCCATCGGCGGCGGCGACTCTGTCATGGACGACGGAGCCGAGCAGACCTCGGATTCCGAGACTGAGAGTGAACGCAGCTCCACCAGCGCCAGGTCTGACGAGGACAGTGTTCCGAGGAGGCGTCAGCCCAGGCTGGCCAGAGCGCCACGCCCTGTTGTCAA TCTGTGGACGCAGGCGTGCCCGCGTGGTGGGGCGGCAGTGGGTGGCGTCGCTGTCGGCGCGCAGCAACCAGGACGGGCAGCGCAGGTTCGAGGAGCGCGCCGCGCGGCTCATGCGGGCGGCGCTGGCCCGCCGCGCCCCCTCCGCGCCCACGCCACAGGCCAAACCCAAGACTCCAGCTG GCGGCGTGTACGCGCGGCTGGAGGCGGAGTGGCGCGAGCGTCACGCGCAGGCGCGGCCGCGCGTGCTGTGCGCGCGGCCCAGGCAGCCCGCCAACAAGTACAAGTGA
- the LOC128678965 gene encoding uncharacterized protein LOC128678965 isoform X2, protein MASPNSEIDSTSMFMQKGDYRKSRSPTPSETATRRNSIVNVKKVSPEIITVKDFFDFMKTAYQVYEHLEGDEDEGNKINWEELTKLTVLNHVIEQQERDLLHQTAFSCPKPLISKSDTAIEKKNSMDRLEKRYSCSEIEGSRRRSLPPEARVEMLGVWTEANLNCKLNDVINEGILDSILPYLVGYKKPTKTTSTYAPVIKKASTSSTDIKKPASFQGFVTEKESRDRLGRRKSSVIAAQERIAQKQDGDVEIHVCDEVKGLKKDFRCPQKLLVSKMGYFADVTAGQRLEDMDISVHCDIQIFDWLMRWVKRDSILVADWPLLDPHNVVPILVSASFLQMEPLLHDCMIYCHAHMNEIVKTSTNLACLSDALLTRLAAMYTNAELEAIRDRKDKIQSRLYCKMITSLAEPVPETLRGHYASLATLFKCTKCNKLLGRHIAEQVPCQPSSMRIDRRGNVISSHCKDLSWNLNEYITWLYGELRSWRRVYWRLWGDCHFLRCQLCDSYFPAYQMEWCSHHEQSAHMFQLDGRPPLPAGRYPCCGERAYRFETVTRNTGCQFREHAPDERLAADAAVMDMYNRFRDIVSMRPPQLMFPERLTRIVAREPGEDAGRLQCKEVFWWEGIQLMPPRQPLGLLGKMYTSNNKFNPSARPGSPPLGTARLSAQSLAASCSASVGPTTEEVRLKPPPKEAKEDAPRKKGAIGGGDSVMDDGAEQTSDSETESERSSTSARSDEDSVPRRRQPRLARAPRPVVNLWTQACPRGGAAVGGVAVGAQQPGRAAQVRGARRAAHAGGAGPPRPLRAHATGQTQDSSWRRVRAAGGGVARASRAGAAARAVRAAQAARQQVQVTAVTLTLIHS, encoded by the exons atggcaagTCCAAATTCAGAAATTGATTCAACATCGATGTTTATGCAAAAAGGAGACTACAGAAAATCCCGAAGTCCTACCCCGAGCGAGACTGCTACAAGAAGAAATTCTATCGTGAATGTGAAGAAAGTATCACCGGAAATTATCACCGTAAAAGACTTTTTTGACTTTATGAAGACAGCCTATCAAGTTTACGAGCATTTGGAAGGGGACGAAGATGAAGGTAATAAGATAAATTGGGAGGAATTGACGAAATTGACTGTCTTGAATCATGTGATCGAACAGCAAGAGAGGGATCTTTTGCATCAAACTGCTTTCTCTTGTCCTAAACCATTGATAAGTAAAAGCGATACGGCAATTGAGAAAAAGAACAGCATGGATCGTCTTGAAAAACGATACAGCTGCAGTGAAATAGAAG GGTCACGGCGGCGTTCTTTACCTCCTGAAGCAAGGGTGGAAATGCTGGGAGTATGGACTGAAGCAAATctaaattgcaaattaaatgat gtaaTTAATGAAGGCATTTTAGACTCGATACTTCCTTATCTTGTTGGATACAAGAAGCCCACTAAAACAACAAGTACTTACGCCCCTGTAATCAAGAAGGCTTCAACATCATCTACTGACATAAAAAAACCAGCGAGTTTTCAAG gttttGTAACTGAAAAGGAATCAAGAGACCGTCTTGGGAGGCGTAAATCTTCGGTAATTGCAGCACAGGAACGTATAGCTCAAAAACAAGA TGGTGACGTGGAAATTCATGTTTGCGACGAAGTCAAAGGCCTGAAGAAGGACTTCAGATGCCCTCAGAAGCTACTGGTTTCCAAAATGGGTTATTTTGCAGACGTGACGGCTGGACAAAGACTGGAAGATATGGACATTTCTGTACATTGTGATATTCAG atatTTGATTGGCTGATGCGATGGGTGAAGAGGGATTCCATCCTGGTCGCTGATTGGCCGCTGTTGGATCCCCACAACGTCGTGCCTATACTCGTTTCTGCTTCATTTTTACAG ATGGAGCCACTCCTCCACGACTGCATGATCTACTGCCACGCGCACATGAACGAAATCGTGAAGACGTCTACCAACCTGGCTTGCCTCAGCGACGCGCTCCTAACCAG ACTAGCCGCCATGTACACGAACGCCGAGTTGGAGGCAATCCGCGACCGGAAGGACAAGATCCAGTCGCGGCTGTACTGCAAGATGATCACGTCGCTGGCCGAGCCCGTGCCGGAGACGCTGCGCGGGCACTACGCCAGCCTCGCCACGCTCTTCAAGTGCACCAA GTGCAACAAGCTGTTGGGGAGGCACATCGCGGAGCAGGTCCCGTGCCAGCCCTCCAGCATGAGGATAGATCGACGAGGGAACGTTATTTCTTCTCATTGCAA GGACCTGAGTTGGAATCTAAACGAATACATAACGTGGCTGTACGGAGAACTTCGATCTTGGAGGCGCGTGTACTGGCGGCTGTGGGGGGACTGCCACTTTCTGAGGTGTCAGCTCTGTGACAGCTACTTCCCGGCTTATCAG ATGGAGTGGTGTTCTCACCACGAGCAGTCGGCCCACATGTTCCAGCTGGACGGGCGGCCGCCGCTGCCGGCCGGCAGGTACCCGTGCTGCGGGGAGAGGGCGTACCGCTTCGAGACTGTCACCAGGAATACC GGTTGCCAGTTCCGCGAGCACGCCCCGGACGAGCGGCTGGCGGCGGACGCGGCCGTCATGGACATGTACAACCGGTTCCGGGACATCGTCTCCATGCGGCCGCCTCAGCTCATGTTCCCGGAGAGACTCACCCGGATTGTAGCTAGAG AGCCAGGCGAAGACGCCGGCCGGCTTCAATGCAAAGAAGTGTTCTGGTGGGAGGGCATCCAGCTGATGCCGCCGCGGCAGCCGCTCGGGCTCCTCGGCAAGATGTACACCAGCAACAATAAGTTCAACC CGAGTGCTCGTCCGGGGTCTCCGCCCTTGGGTACCGCGCGGCTGTCGGCGCAGTCCCTCGCGGCTAGCTGCTCTGCGTCTGTCGGTCCGACCACTGAAGAAGTGCGGCTGAAACCACCGCCTAAGGAGGCCAAGGAAGATGCACCGCGGAAG AAAGGTGCCATCGGCGGCGGCGACTCTGTCATGGACGACGGAGCCGAGCAGACCTCGGATTCCGAGACTGAGAGTGAACGCAGCTCCACCAGCGCCAGGTCTGACGAGGACAGTGTTCCGAGGAGGCGTCAGCCCAGGCTGGCCAGAGCGCCACGCCCTGTTGTCAA TCTGTGGACGCAGGCGTGCCCGCGTGGTGGGGCGGCAGTGGGTGGCGTCGCTGTCGGCGCGCAGCAACCAGGACGGGCAGCGCAGGTTCGAGGAGCGCGCCGCGCGGCTCATGCGGGCGGCGCTGGCCCGCCGCGCCCCCTCCGCGCCCACGCCACAGGCCAAACCCAAGACTCCAGCTG GCGGCGTGTACGCGCGGCTGGAGGCGGAGTGGCGCGAGCGTCACGCGCAGGCGCGGCCGCGCGTGCTGTGCGCGCGGCCCAGGCAGCCCGCCAACAAGTACAAGTGACAGCTGTCACACTGACACTGATACATTCATAA
- the LOC128678965 gene encoding uncharacterized protein LOC128678965 isoform X1 translates to MASPNSEIDSTSMFMQKGDYRKSRSPTPSETATRRNSIVNVKKVSPEIITVKDFFDFMKTAYQVYEHLEGDEDEGNKINWEELTKLTVLNHVIEQQERDLLHQTAFSCPKPLISKSDTAIEKKNSMDRLEKRYSCSEIEGSRRRSLPPEARVEMLGVWTEANLNCKLNDVINEGILDSILPYLVGYKKPTKTTSTYAPVIKKASTSSTDIKKPASFQGFVTEKESRDRLGRRKSSVIAAQERIAQKQDGDVEIHVCDEVKGLKKDFRCPQKLLVSKMGYFADVTAGQRLEDMDISVHCDIQIFDWLMRWVKRDSILVADWPLLDPHNVVPILVSASFLQMEPLLHDCMIYCHAHMNEIVKTSTNLACLSDALLTRLAAMYTNAELEAIRDRKDKIQSRLYCKMITSLAEPVPETLRGHYASLATLFKCTKCNKLLGRHIAEQVPCQPSSMRIDRRGNVISSHCKDLSWNLNEYITWLYGELRSWRRVYWRLWGDCHFLRCQLCDSYFPAYQMEWCSHHEQSAHMFQLDGRPPLPAGRYPCCGERAYRFETVTRNTGCQFREHAPDERLAADAAVMDMYNRFRDIVSMRPPQLMFPERLTRIVAREPGEDAGRLQCKEVFWWEGIQLMPPRQPLGLLGKMYTSNNKFNPSARPGSPPLGTARLSAQSLAASCSASVGPTTEEVRLKPPPKEAKEDAPRKVPSAAATLSWTTEPSRPRIPRLRVNAAPPAPGLTRTVFRGGVSPGWPERHALLSSVPAWWGGSGWRRCRRAATRTGSAGSRSAPRGSCGRRWPAAPPPRPRHRPNPRLQLAACTRGWRRSGASVTRRRGRACCARGPGSPPTSTSDSCHTDTDTFINFVIVDLFVIPILVFTFYL, encoded by the exons atggcaagTCCAAATTCAGAAATTGATTCAACATCGATGTTTATGCAAAAAGGAGACTACAGAAAATCCCGAAGTCCTACCCCGAGCGAGACTGCTACAAGAAGAAATTCTATCGTGAATGTGAAGAAAGTATCACCGGAAATTATCACCGTAAAAGACTTTTTTGACTTTATGAAGACAGCCTATCAAGTTTACGAGCATTTGGAAGGGGACGAAGATGAAGGTAATAAGATAAATTGGGAGGAATTGACGAAATTGACTGTCTTGAATCATGTGATCGAACAGCAAGAGAGGGATCTTTTGCATCAAACTGCTTTCTCTTGTCCTAAACCATTGATAAGTAAAAGCGATACGGCAATTGAGAAAAAGAACAGCATGGATCGTCTTGAAAAACGATACAGCTGCAGTGAAATAGAAG GGTCACGGCGGCGTTCTTTACCTCCTGAAGCAAGGGTGGAAATGCTGGGAGTATGGACTGAAGCAAATctaaattgcaaattaaatgat gtaaTTAATGAAGGCATTTTAGACTCGATACTTCCTTATCTTGTTGGATACAAGAAGCCCACTAAAACAACAAGTACTTACGCCCCTGTAATCAAGAAGGCTTCAACATCATCTACTGACATAAAAAAACCAGCGAGTTTTCAAG gttttGTAACTGAAAAGGAATCAAGAGACCGTCTTGGGAGGCGTAAATCTTCGGTAATTGCAGCACAGGAACGTATAGCTCAAAAACAAGA TGGTGACGTGGAAATTCATGTTTGCGACGAAGTCAAAGGCCTGAAGAAGGACTTCAGATGCCCTCAGAAGCTACTGGTTTCCAAAATGGGTTATTTTGCAGACGTGACGGCTGGACAAAGACTGGAAGATATGGACATTTCTGTACATTGTGATATTCAG atatTTGATTGGCTGATGCGATGGGTGAAGAGGGATTCCATCCTGGTCGCTGATTGGCCGCTGTTGGATCCCCACAACGTCGTGCCTATACTCGTTTCTGCTTCATTTTTACAG ATGGAGCCACTCCTCCACGACTGCATGATCTACTGCCACGCGCACATGAACGAAATCGTGAAGACGTCTACCAACCTGGCTTGCCTCAGCGACGCGCTCCTAACCAG ACTAGCCGCCATGTACACGAACGCCGAGTTGGAGGCAATCCGCGACCGGAAGGACAAGATCCAGTCGCGGCTGTACTGCAAGATGATCACGTCGCTGGCCGAGCCCGTGCCGGAGACGCTGCGCGGGCACTACGCCAGCCTCGCCACGCTCTTCAAGTGCACCAA GTGCAACAAGCTGTTGGGGAGGCACATCGCGGAGCAGGTCCCGTGCCAGCCCTCCAGCATGAGGATAGATCGACGAGGGAACGTTATTTCTTCTCATTGCAA GGACCTGAGTTGGAATCTAAACGAATACATAACGTGGCTGTACGGAGAACTTCGATCTTGGAGGCGCGTGTACTGGCGGCTGTGGGGGGACTGCCACTTTCTGAGGTGTCAGCTCTGTGACAGCTACTTCCCGGCTTATCAG ATGGAGTGGTGTTCTCACCACGAGCAGTCGGCCCACATGTTCCAGCTGGACGGGCGGCCGCCGCTGCCGGCCGGCAGGTACCCGTGCTGCGGGGAGAGGGCGTACCGCTTCGAGACTGTCACCAGGAATACC GGTTGCCAGTTCCGCGAGCACGCCCCGGACGAGCGGCTGGCGGCGGACGCGGCCGTCATGGACATGTACAACCGGTTCCGGGACATCGTCTCCATGCGGCCGCCTCAGCTCATGTTCCCGGAGAGACTCACCCGGATTGTAGCTAGAG AGCCAGGCGAAGACGCCGGCCGGCTTCAATGCAAAGAAGTGTTCTGGTGGGAGGGCATCCAGCTGATGCCGCCGCGGCAGCCGCTCGGGCTCCTCGGCAAGATGTACACCAGCAACAATAAGTTCAACC CGAGTGCTCGTCCGGGGTCTCCGCCCTTGGGTACCGCGCGGCTGTCGGCGCAGTCCCTCGCGGCTAGCTGCTCTGCGTCTGTCGGTCCGACCACTGAAGAAGTGCGGCTGAAACCACCGCCTAAGGAGGCCAAGGAAGATGCACCGCGGAAG GTGCCATCGGCGGCGGCGACTCTGTCATGGACGACGGAGCCGAGCAGACCTCGGATTCCGAGACTGAGAGTGAACGCAGCTCCACCAGCGCCAGGTCTGACGAGGACAGTGTTCCGAGGAGGCGTCAGCCCAGGCTGGCCAGAGCGCCACGCCCTGTTGTCAA GCGTGCCCGCGTGGTGGGGCGGCAGTGGGTGGCGTCGCTGTCGGCGCGCAGCAACCAGGACGGGCAGCGCAGGTTCGAGGAGCGCGCCGCGCGGCTCATGCGGGCGGCGCTGGCCCGCCGCGCCCCCTCCGCGCCCACGCCACAGGCCAAACCCAAGACTCCAGCTG GCGGCGTGTACGCGCGGCTGGAGGCGGAGTGGCGCGAGCGTCACGCGCAGGCGCGGCCGCGCGTGCTGTGCGCGCGGCCCAGGCAGCCCGCCAACAAGTACAAGTGACAGCTGTCACACTGACACTGATACATTCATAAACTTTGTTattgttgatttatttgttatccCAATTctagttttcactttttatttgtga
- the LOC128678965 gene encoding SANT and BTB domain regulator of class switch recombination isoform X4 — protein sequence MASPNSEIDSTSMFMQKGDYRKSRSPTPSETATRRNSIVNVKKVSPEIITVKDFFDFMKTAYQVYEHLEGDEDEGNKINWEELTKLTVLNHVIEQQERDLLHQTAFSCPKPLISKSDTAIEKKNSMDRLEKRYSCSEIEGSRRRSLPPEARVEMLGVWTEANLNCKLNDVINEGILDSILPYLVGYKKPTKTTSTYAPVIKKASTSSTDIKKPASFQGFVTEKESRDRLGRRKSSVIAAQERIAQKQDGDVEIHVCDEVKGLKKDFRCPQKLLVSKMGYFADVTAGQRLEDMDISVHCDIQIFDWLMRWVKRDSILVADWPLLDPHNVVPILVSASFLQMEPLLHDCMIYCHAHMNEIVKTSTNLACLSDALLTRLAAMYTNAELEAIRDRKDKIQSRLYCKMITSLAEPVPETLRGHYASLATLFKCTKCNKLLGRHIAEQVPCQPSSMRIDRRGNVISSHCKDLSWNLNEYITWLYGELRSWRRVYWRLWGDCHFLRCQLCDSYFPAYQMEWCSHHEQSAHMFQLDGRPPLPAGRYPCCGERAYRFETVTRNTGCQFREHAPDERLAADAAVMDMYNRFRDIVSMRPPQLMFPERLTRIVAREPGEDAGRLQCKEVFWWEGIQLMPPRQPLGLLGKMYTSNNKFNPSARPGSPPLGTARLSAQSLAASCSASVGPTTEEVRLKPPPKEAKEDAPRKKGAIGGGDSVMDDGAEQTSDSETESERSSTSARSDEDSVPRRRQPRLARAPRPVVKRARVVGRQWVASLSARSNQDGQRRFEERAARLMRAALARRAPSAPTPQAKPKTPAGGVYARLEAEWRERHAQARPRVLCARPRQPANKYK from the exons atggcaagTCCAAATTCAGAAATTGATTCAACATCGATGTTTATGCAAAAAGGAGACTACAGAAAATCCCGAAGTCCTACCCCGAGCGAGACTGCTACAAGAAGAAATTCTATCGTGAATGTGAAGAAAGTATCACCGGAAATTATCACCGTAAAAGACTTTTTTGACTTTATGAAGACAGCCTATCAAGTTTACGAGCATTTGGAAGGGGACGAAGATGAAGGTAATAAGATAAATTGGGAGGAATTGACGAAATTGACTGTCTTGAATCATGTGATCGAACAGCAAGAGAGGGATCTTTTGCATCAAACTGCTTTCTCTTGTCCTAAACCATTGATAAGTAAAAGCGATACGGCAATTGAGAAAAAGAACAGCATGGATCGTCTTGAAAAACGATACAGCTGCAGTGAAATAGAAG GGTCACGGCGGCGTTCTTTACCTCCTGAAGCAAGGGTGGAAATGCTGGGAGTATGGACTGAAGCAAATctaaattgcaaattaaatgat gtaaTTAATGAAGGCATTTTAGACTCGATACTTCCTTATCTTGTTGGATACAAGAAGCCCACTAAAACAACAAGTACTTACGCCCCTGTAATCAAGAAGGCTTCAACATCATCTACTGACATAAAAAAACCAGCGAGTTTTCAAG gttttGTAACTGAAAAGGAATCAAGAGACCGTCTTGGGAGGCGTAAATCTTCGGTAATTGCAGCACAGGAACGTATAGCTCAAAAACAAGA TGGTGACGTGGAAATTCATGTTTGCGACGAAGTCAAAGGCCTGAAGAAGGACTTCAGATGCCCTCAGAAGCTACTGGTTTCCAAAATGGGTTATTTTGCAGACGTGACGGCTGGACAAAGACTGGAAGATATGGACATTTCTGTACATTGTGATATTCAG atatTTGATTGGCTGATGCGATGGGTGAAGAGGGATTCCATCCTGGTCGCTGATTGGCCGCTGTTGGATCCCCACAACGTCGTGCCTATACTCGTTTCTGCTTCATTTTTACAG ATGGAGCCACTCCTCCACGACTGCATGATCTACTGCCACGCGCACATGAACGAAATCGTGAAGACGTCTACCAACCTGGCTTGCCTCAGCGACGCGCTCCTAACCAG ACTAGCCGCCATGTACACGAACGCCGAGTTGGAGGCAATCCGCGACCGGAAGGACAAGATCCAGTCGCGGCTGTACTGCAAGATGATCACGTCGCTGGCCGAGCCCGTGCCGGAGACGCTGCGCGGGCACTACGCCAGCCTCGCCACGCTCTTCAAGTGCACCAA GTGCAACAAGCTGTTGGGGAGGCACATCGCGGAGCAGGTCCCGTGCCAGCCCTCCAGCATGAGGATAGATCGACGAGGGAACGTTATTTCTTCTCATTGCAA GGACCTGAGTTGGAATCTAAACGAATACATAACGTGGCTGTACGGAGAACTTCGATCTTGGAGGCGCGTGTACTGGCGGCTGTGGGGGGACTGCCACTTTCTGAGGTGTCAGCTCTGTGACAGCTACTTCCCGGCTTATCAG ATGGAGTGGTGTTCTCACCACGAGCAGTCGGCCCACATGTTCCAGCTGGACGGGCGGCCGCCGCTGCCGGCCGGCAGGTACCCGTGCTGCGGGGAGAGGGCGTACCGCTTCGAGACTGTCACCAGGAATACC GGTTGCCAGTTCCGCGAGCACGCCCCGGACGAGCGGCTGGCGGCGGACGCGGCCGTCATGGACATGTACAACCGGTTCCGGGACATCGTCTCCATGCGGCCGCCTCAGCTCATGTTCCCGGAGAGACTCACCCGGATTGTAGCTAGAG AGCCAGGCGAAGACGCCGGCCGGCTTCAATGCAAAGAAGTGTTCTGGTGGGAGGGCATCCAGCTGATGCCGCCGCGGCAGCCGCTCGGGCTCCTCGGCAAGATGTACACCAGCAACAATAAGTTCAACC CGAGTGCTCGTCCGGGGTCTCCGCCCTTGGGTACCGCGCGGCTGTCGGCGCAGTCCCTCGCGGCTAGCTGCTCTGCGTCTGTCGGTCCGACCACTGAAGAAGTGCGGCTGAAACCACCGCCTAAGGAGGCCAAGGAAGATGCACCGCGGAAG AAAGGTGCCATCGGCGGCGGCGACTCTGTCATGGACGACGGAGCCGAGCAGACCTCGGATTCCGAGACTGAGAGTGAACGCAGCTCCACCAGCGCCAGGTCTGACGAGGACAGTGTTCCGAGGAGGCGTCAGCCCAGGCTGGCCAGAGCGCCACGCCCTGTTGTCAA GCGTGCCCGCGTGGTGGGGCGGCAGTGGGTGGCGTCGCTGTCGGCGCGCAGCAACCAGGACGGGCAGCGCAGGTTCGAGGAGCGCGCCGCGCGGCTCATGCGGGCGGCGCTGGCCCGCCGCGCCCCCTCCGCGCCCACGCCACAGGCCAAACCCAAGACTCCAGCTG GCGGCGTGTACGCGCGGCTGGAGGCGGAGTGGCGCGAGCGTCACGCGCAGGCGCGGCCGCGCGTGCTGTGCGCGCGGCCCAGGCAGCCCGCCAACAAGTACAAGTGA